The proteins below are encoded in one region of Alkalihalobacillus sp. TS-13:
- the rpsI gene encoding 30S ribosomal protein S9 — MAQVQYYGTGRRKHSVARVRLVPGDGRFIVNGRDLDEFFGLETLKVIAKQPLVLTETEGKYDVLVNVDGGGYTGQAGAIRHGVARALLEVDPELRATLKSAGFLTRDARMKERKKYGLKGARRAPQFSKR; from the coding sequence TTGGCTCAAGTACAATATTACGGAACCGGCCGTCGTAAGCACTCTGTTGCTCGTGTACGTCTTGTACCTGGTGATGGACGTTTCATCGTAAACGGTCGCGACCTTGACGAATTTTTCGGTCTTGAAACATTGAAAGTTATCGCTAAACAACCATTAGTTTTAACAGAAACAGAAGGAAAGTACGATGTACTTGTAAACGTTGATGGTGGAGGATACACTGGTCAAGCTGGTGCAATCCGTCATGGTGTTGCTCGTGCACTTCTAGAAGTAGATCCAGAATTGCGTGCTACTCTTAAGAGTGCAGGATTCCTTACTCGTGACGCACGTATGAAAGAGCGTAAAAAGTACGGACTCAAAGGCGCTCGTCGTGCACCACAATTCTCAAAGCGTTAA
- the rplM gene encoding 50S ribosomal protein L13, which yields MAKPKEIDRKWYVVDAAGKTLGRLSSEVASVLRGKHKPTYTPHVDTGDHVIILNASKIELTGKKMSDKLYHRHTGHPGGLRTRTAQEMRDTRPEKMLELAIKGMLPKNSLGRKMAKKLHVYAGNEHPHQAQNPENYELRG from the coding sequence ATGGCAAAGCCAAAAGAAATTGATCGTAAATGGTATGTGGTAGACGCTGCAGGTAAAACTCTTGGACGTCTTTCAAGTGAAGTTGCATCTGTTCTTCGCGGTAAGCACAAGCCGACTTACACACCACACGTTGACACTGGTGACCACGTAATTATTTTAAATGCAAGCAAGATCGAATTGACTGGGAAGAAAATGTCTGACAAGCTTTACCACCGTCACACAGGACACCCAGGTGGTCTTAGAACGAGAACGGCACAGGAAATGCGTGACACGCGTCCTGAAAAAATGCTTGAACTTGCAATTAAAGGCATGCTTCCAAAGAACAGCCTTGGTCGTAAGATGGCGAAAAAGCTTCATGTGTATGCTGGGAACGAACATCCACATCAAGCACAAAATCCTGAAAACTACGAACTTCGCGGATAA
- the truA gene encoding tRNA pseudouridine(38-40) synthase TruA has translation MKRISGIVSYDGTDFSGYQIQPDQRTVQGTIEQVLQRMHKGEFVRTTASGRTDAGVHGVGQVFHFDTTLHIEPSAWKRALNTLLPADIRIQSITEEDPDFHARYDVSAKEYHYRILRKSDEDVFKRNYTYHFPYKLDVLSMRSAAELLIGEHDFTSFCSAKTEVMERVRIITKLEIEEAGDELVISIEGNGFLYNMVRIIVGTLLEVGTGQREASDIHSILEKKDRDAAGKTAPAHGLYLWKVNYIKNIDE, from the coding sequence TTGAAACGGATAAGCGGAATAGTGAGTTATGATGGCACAGATTTTTCTGGATATCAAATCCAACCAGATCAGAGGACGGTCCAAGGGACAATTGAACAGGTTCTCCAACGAATGCATAAAGGAGAGTTTGTCAGAACGACTGCTTCAGGCCGGACTGATGCCGGTGTTCATGGGGTCGGTCAGGTATTTCATTTTGATACAACGCTTCATATCGAACCGTCAGCCTGGAAACGCGCGTTGAATACGCTCCTTCCCGCTGATATCCGTATCCAGTCAATAACCGAAGAGGATCCTGATTTTCATGCTCGTTATGATGTATCAGCAAAAGAATACCATTATCGAATTTTAAGAAAATCTGATGAGGATGTTTTCAAAAGGAACTACACCTATCATTTTCCGTATAAGCTTGACGTATTGAGTATGCGGTCTGCCGCAGAGCTTTTGATTGGAGAGCATGATTTCACATCGTTCTGTTCAGCGAAAACGGAAGTGATGGAGCGGGTTCGTATTATTACGAAGCTGGAGATTGAAGAAGCAGGCGATGAGCTGGTCATAAGCATTGAAGGAAACGGCTTTCTATACAATATGGTGCGGATCATCGTCGGCACATTGTTAGAGGTTGGAACCGGCCAGCGAGAGGCGAGCGATATCCATAGCATACTTGAAAAGAAGGATCGGGATGCTGCTGGAAAAACAGCGCCTGCCCACGGATTGTATCTCTGGAAGGTAAACTATATAAAAAACATTGATGAATAG
- a CDS encoding energy-coupling factor transporter transmembrane protein EcfT, producing MMENVIIGQYIPGNSPIHRMDPRAKLIAVFIYVIIVFLANNWSSYAFLGIFTIGTAFLSRVPISFIIKGLKPILWIILFTMILHLFMTKEGPVLVDFGWTAIHEGGVVQGVFIALRLLFLILLTSLLTLTTTPIDITDGIESLLDPLKKVKFPVHEFALMMSISLRFIPTLLQETEKIMKAQSARGAEFSSGPIKERIKAFVPLLVPLFISAFKRAEDLALAMEARGYRGGEGRTKLRILKWQGIDTLALFMVAVLIIVLFLLRS from the coding sequence ATGATGGAAAATGTCATAATCGGTCAGTACATTCCTGGAAATTCACCCATCCATCGAATGGATCCGCGGGCTAAATTGATTGCCGTATTCATCTATGTCATTATTGTCTTTCTCGCAAACAACTGGTCAAGCTATGCTTTTCTCGGTATCTTCACGATTGGGACAGCTTTTTTATCAAGAGTGCCGATCTCCTTTATCATCAAAGGGTTGAAACCGATTCTTTGGATCATCCTATTTACGATGATCTTGCACCTATTCATGACGAAGGAAGGTCCGGTGTTAGTGGATTTCGGTTGGACAGCCATCCACGAAGGTGGTGTCGTTCAAGGGGTATTCATTGCTTTACGGCTCTTATTCCTTATTCTCTTAACATCTTTATTGACCCTTACAACTACACCGATCGATATTACGGATGGAATTGAAAGTCTGCTGGATCCATTGAAAAAAGTGAAGTTTCCTGTTCATGAATTCGCATTGATGATGTCGATTTCCTTGCGCTTCATTCCGACTCTTTTACAAGAGACAGAAAAAATCATGAAGGCACAATCGGCAAGAGGTGCTGAGTTTTCAAGCGGCCCGATCAAAGAACGGATCAAGGCATTCGTTCCACTGCTCGTTCCACTATTCATCAGTGCTTTCAAAAGAGCTGAGGACCTGGCGCTTGCAATGGAAGCTCGAGGTTACAGGGGCGGTGAAGGCAGGACGAAGCTCAGAATATTGAAATGGCAAGGGATTGATACGCTGGCCCTTTTTATGGTGGCTGTATTGATCATCGTATTATTCTTACTAAGATCATAG
- a CDS encoding energy-coupling factor ABC transporter ATP-binding protein — MELSTKQLAHIYSKGTPKERRAVYDVSIDVSPGSFYAIIGHTGSGKSTLIQHLNGLLKPTSGSVSIGDTTIRPDEKGKRLKEVRKHVGMVFQYPEHQLFEETIEKDICFGPRNFGVNEVEAKRRAKESLVTVGLGEEYLQRSPFELSGGQMRRVAIAGVLAMKPDVLILDEPTAGLDPSGQREMMDLFLSLQREHNITIILVTHSMEDTARYADRIMVMSGGTVYMEGTPAEIFRQEDKLQAVGLDIPESTRFLKSLQERFGISIEAGYTEEAVVEIIERMMKAGNLQ, encoded by the coding sequence ATGGAACTATCAACAAAACAGCTAGCACACATCTATAGTAAGGGAACACCGAAGGAACGTCGTGCAGTGTATGATGTTTCAATCGATGTATCGCCCGGAAGCTTTTATGCGATCATCGGTCATACTGGTTCAGGAAAATCAACATTGATCCAACATTTGAACGGACTTTTGAAACCGACTTCGGGTTCTGTTTCGATTGGTGATACGACGATCCGTCCAGATGAAAAAGGAAAAAGGCTCAAGGAAGTCCGGAAGCACGTCGGCATGGTATTCCAGTACCCTGAACATCAACTGTTTGAAGAAACTATCGAGAAAGATATTTGTTTCGGACCTCGCAACTTTGGTGTAAATGAGGTTGAAGCAAAACGTAGGGCAAAAGAATCGCTTGTCACAGTCGGTCTCGGAGAAGAGTACTTGCAACGATCACCTTTTGAGTTGAGCGGTGGTCAAATGCGTCGTGTAGCCATTGCAGGCGTTTTAGCGATGAAGCCTGATGTCCTGATCCTTGATGAACCTACTGCGGGTCTTGATCCAAGCGGACAACGTGAAATGATGGATTTGTTCTTGTCATTGCAACGGGAACACAACATTACAATCATTTTAGTGACACATAGTATGGAGGATACTGCCCGTTACGCTGACAGAATTATGGTCATGTCGGGTGGAACCGTCTATATGGAAGGGACACCTGCAGAAATTTTCAGGCAGGAAGACAAGCTTCAAGCTGTAGGATTGGATATCCCGGAGTCTACACGCTTTCTCAAATCTCTCCAGGAACGTTTCGGAATTTCTATTGAAGCGGGTTATACAGAAGAGGCAGTCGTAGAGATCATTGAGCGGATGATGAAGGCGGGGAATCTCCAATGA
- a CDS encoding energy-coupling factor ABC transporter ATP-binding protein — protein sequence MKELIEVNDVLFRYETDGPYRLSNVNLTVPQGEWLSIVGHNGSGKSTLAKLLNGLLLPDEGTVIVGGKRTDNEENLWEIRKQVGMVFQNPDNQFVGTSVKDDVAFGLENYGVPREEMIGRISESLARVQMNEYENQEPHQLSGGQKQRVAIAGVLAQRPDVIVLDEATSMLDPKGRQEVLATIRELNKEDGITVLSITHDLEEAIKADRIVVMKQGEVVASGSPKDVFQNTELLLDAGLELPFSLSIQQRLKEKGIDLAAPTLTQTELVDALWNYQQNS from the coding sequence ATGAAGGAATTGATCGAAGTAAACGATGTATTATTCCGCTATGAAACCGATGGTCCATATCGATTATCGAATGTGAATTTGACTGTTCCCCAAGGCGAATGGCTATCAATCGTCGGGCATAACGGATCAGGGAAATCAACACTTGCAAAACTTTTGAATGGACTGTTGCTTCCGGATGAAGGGACGGTTATTGTCGGAGGGAAGAGAACTGATAACGAAGAAAACCTGTGGGAAATCAGAAAACAGGTAGGAATGGTTTTTCAAAATCCGGATAACCAGTTTGTCGGGACGTCCGTAAAAGATGATGTCGCATTCGGGCTCGAGAATTATGGTGTACCACGTGAAGAGATGATTGGACGGATTTCTGAGTCGTTGGCACGGGTACAGATGAACGAGTATGAAAATCAGGAACCTCACCAGCTATCAGGAGGACAAAAGCAAAGAGTGGCGATTGCAGGGGTTTTAGCACAAAGACCAGATGTCATCGTCTTGGATGAAGCTACGAGCATGCTTGATCCAAAAGGACGGCAAGAGGTACTAGCGACAATCCGTGAACTGAATAAAGAGGATGGCATCACCGTGTTGTCCATTACCCATGATTTAGAAGAAGCAATTAAAGCAGACCGGATCGTTGTGATGAAGCAAGGGGAAGTGGTGGCATCTGGATCGCCGAAAGACGTTTTTCAAAATACCGAGTTGTTGTTAGATGCTGGACTAGAATTACCTTTTTCATTGAGCATCCAACAAAGGTTGAAGGAAAAAGGGATTGACTTAGCTGCGCCGACTTTAACACAAACAGAATTGGTGGATGCATTATGGAACTATCAACAAAACAGCTAG
- the rplQ gene encoding 50S ribosomal protein L17: MAYQKLGRVSSARKALLRDLATDLIINERIETTEAKAKELRSVVEKMITLGKRGDLHARRQASSFVRNEVANEESGEGAVQKLFSDIASRYEDRQGGYTRIQKIGPRRGDGAPMVIIELV, encoded by the coding sequence ATGGCTTATCAAAAGTTAGGTCGTGTATCATCTGCACGCAAAGCTTTACTCCGTGATTTAGCAACAGATCTAATCATCAACGAGCGCATCGAAACTACAGAAGCGAAAGCGAAAGAGCTTCGTTCAGTCGTTGAAAAGATGATTACACTTGGCAAACGTGGTGACCTTCATGCTCGTCGTCAAGCTTCTTCATTCGTACGTAATGAAGTTGCGAACGAAGAGTCTGGAGAAGGAGCAGTACAGAAGCTTTTTTCTGACATCGCTTCTCGCTACGAAGATCGCCAGGGTGGATACACTCGCATTCAGAAGATTGGTCCTCGCCGCGGCGATGGTGCACCAATGGTTATTATTGAGCTTGTTTAA
- a CDS encoding DNA-directed RNA polymerase subunit alpha has translation MIEIEKPRIETVELSDDATYGKFVVEPLERGYGITLGNSLRRILLSSLPGAAATSVQINGVLHEFSTIDGVVEDVTTVILSLKKLALKIYSEEEKTLEIDVQGEGVVTAADITHDSDVEVLNPDLHIATLNKDAHLQMKITAVRGRGYVPAEGNKSEEQAIGVIPIDSIFTPVTRVNYQVENTRIGQVTNYDKLTLDVWTDGSIRPEEAVSLGAKIVTEHLNIFVGLTDQAQKAEIMVEKEEDQKEKVLEMTIEELDLSVRSYNCLKRAGINTVQELTQKSEEDMMKVRNLGKKSLEEVQEKLEELGLGLRNEE, from the coding sequence ATGATTGAAATCGAAAAGCCAAGAATTGAAACGGTAGAGCTCAGCGACGATGCAACTTACGGGAAATTTGTTGTTGAACCTCTAGAGCGTGGATACGGGATCACGTTGGGCAACTCCTTACGTCGTATTTTATTGTCTTCTCTTCCGGGAGCTGCGGCTACCTCTGTTCAAATAAACGGGGTATTGCACGAGTTTTCAACGATTGATGGTGTTGTAGAAGATGTGACAACAGTCATTTTAAGCCTTAAAAAGCTTGCGTTGAAAATTTATTCTGAAGAAGAAAAGACCCTTGAAATTGATGTTCAAGGTGAAGGTGTCGTAACAGCTGCAGACATTACACATGATAGTGACGTTGAAGTTCTCAATCCAGATCTTCACATTGCTACATTGAATAAGGATGCGCATCTTCAAATGAAAATCACCGCGGTCCGTGGTAGAGGCTATGTACCAGCGGAAGGAAATAAGTCGGAAGAACAAGCAATTGGAGTCATTCCAATTGACTCGATCTTTACGCCTGTTACTCGCGTGAACTACCAGGTAGAAAACACTCGTATCGGCCAAGTTACAAACTATGACAAACTAACCCTCGATGTCTGGACAGATGGCAGCATCCGACCTGAAGAAGCTGTTTCACTTGGAGCGAAGATCGTTACGGAACACCTTAATATCTTCGTAGGTTTGACCGACCAAGCACAAAAAGCTGAAATCATGGTTGAAAAAGAAGAAGATCAGAAGGAAAAAGTACTCGAGATGACGATCGAAGAACTTGATCTTTCCGTTCGTTCTTACAACTGCTTGAAACGTGCAGGCATCAATACCGTACAAGAGCTCACTCAGAAGTCTGAAGAGGACATGATGAAAGTTCGAAACCTCGGTAAGAAGTCATTGGAAGAAGTCCAGGAGAAGCTTGAAGAACTTGGGCTTGGCTTACGTAATGAAGAATAG
- the rpsK gene encoding 30S ribosomal protein S11, translating to MAKQRKTNTRKRKVKKNIESGIAHIRSTFNNTIVTITDTHGNAVSWASSGNLGFKGSRKSTPFAAQMAAETAGKTAMEHGMKTLEVTVKGPGAGREAAIRALQAVGLEVTAIRDVTPVPHNGCRPPKRRRV from the coding sequence ATGGCTAAACAACGTAAAACAAACACTCGTAAGCGTAAAGTCAAAAAGAATATTGAGAGTGGTATCGCACATATCCGTTCCACTTTCAACAATACGATTGTTACAATTACTGATACGCACGGTAATGCAGTTTCCTGGGCTTCATCAGGCAACCTTGGATTCAAAGGTTCTCGTAAATCCACTCCGTTTGCAGCGCAAATGGCAGCCGAAACAGCTGGGAAAACTGCAATGGAACACGGAATGAAGACTCTTGAAGTTACTGTAAAGGGTCCTGGCGCTGGACGTGAAGCTGCTATCCGTGCACTTCAAGCTGTAGGACTTGAAGTAACAGCAATCCGTGACGTAACACCAGTTCCTCATAATGGATGCCGTCCGCCAAAACGTCGTCGTGTTTAA
- the rpsM gene encoding 30S ribosomal protein S13 yields MARIAGIDIPRDKRVVISLTYIFGIGKSTAQKVLAEAGVSEETRVRDLTEEELNKIRDILDKHKVEGDLRREVSLNIKRLIEIGSYRGIRHRRGLPVRGQKTKNNSRTRKGPRRTVANKKK; encoded by the coding sequence ATGGCACGTATTGCAGGAATTGATATCCCTCGTGACAAACGAGTTGTCATTTCATTAACGTATATTTTCGGTATCGGAAAGTCTACTGCTCAAAAGGTTCTTGCTGAAGCTGGTGTCTCTGAAGAAACACGTGTTAGAGACCTGACTGAAGAAGAATTGAACAAGATTCGTGATATCCTCGACAAACACAAAGTAGAAGGTGACCTTCGTCGTGAAGTTTCCCTTAACATCAAGCGTTTGATCGAGATCGGAAGCTACAGAGGTATCCGTCATCGCCGTGGTCTTCCAGTTCGCGGACAAAAAACGAAAAACAACTCACGTACACGTAAAGGCCCACGTCGTACAGTTGCGAATAAGAAGAAATAG
- the rpmJ gene encoding 50S ribosomal protein L36, protein MKVRPSVKPICEKCKVIRRKGTVMVICENPKHKQKQG, encoded by the coding sequence ATGAAAGTAAGACCATCAGTCAAACCGATCTGCGAAAAATGTAAAGTAATTCGTCGTAAAGGAACCGTTATGGTAATTTGCGAAAACCCTAAGCATAAACAAAAACAAGGTTAA
- the infA gene encoding translation initiation factor IF-1, translating into MAKEDVIEVEGTVIEPLPNAMFRVELENGHKILAHVSGKIRMHYIRILPGDKVTVELSPYDLSRGRITYRYK; encoded by the coding sequence ATGGCTAAAGAAGATGTAATCGAGGTAGAAGGAACCGTTATTGAGCCTCTTCCGAATGCAATGTTTCGTGTAGAGCTTGAGAATGGTCATAAAATTTTAGCTCACGTTTCTGGGAAGATTCGTATGCATTATATTCGCATACTGCCAGGCGATAAAGTAACCGTGGAATTGTCTCCGTACGATTTATCACGTGGTCGTATCACGTATCGTTACAAGTAA
- a CDS encoding KOW domain-containing RNA-binding protein yields MSESEPIPQVGQLVHILRGRDASQINVIVGIVDDKFVLIADGDKRKYDRAKKKNINHLELFQYISPEVKRSIDETGRVTNGKLRFAVSKFLNDQAHLLEKGEQIDG; encoded by the coding sequence GTGAGTGAATCCGAGCCGATACCGCAAGTTGGACAATTGGTCCATATCTTGCGAGGGCGGGATGCTAGTCAAATCAATGTAATTGTGGGTATCGTGGACGATAAATTTGTCCTCATCGCTGACGGTGATAAACGAAAATATGACCGAGCAAAGAAGAAGAACATCAATCATCTAGAGCTGTTTCAATATATTTCGCCGGAAGTTAAGCGAAGCATCGATGAAACAGGACGTGTAACAAACGGTAAATTGCGTTTCGCCGTGTCGAAATTCTTGAATGATCAAGCACACTTGCTTGAGAAGGGAGAACAAATCGATGGCTAA
- the map gene encoding type I methionyl aminopeptidase, protein MIISKTSREVEIMREAGKIVALTHQELQKHIKPGVTTKELDAIAEKFIRSHDAIPSFKGYNGFTGSICASVNEELVHGIPGKKVLKDGDIISIDIGAKYNGYHGDSAWTYGVGEISDENKHLLEVTEQSLYKGLAEAKPGERLTNISHAIQSYVEAEGFSVVREYVGHGVGQDLHEDPQIPHFGPPGKGPRLKPGMVLAVEPMVNAGSRYVRTLADNWTVVTQDGKNCAHFEHTIAIVEDGFEILTKA, encoded by the coding sequence ATGATCATATCTAAGACTTCGCGTGAGGTTGAAATCATGCGGGAAGCTGGGAAGATTGTTGCTTTAACTCATCAGGAGCTCCAGAAGCACATTAAACCAGGAGTGACTACCAAGGAACTTGACGCAATCGCTGAAAAGTTTATTCGTAGCCACGATGCAATTCCTTCTTTTAAAGGCTATAATGGTTTTACAGGTAGTATTTGTGCTTCCGTAAACGAAGAGCTGGTTCACGGGATTCCAGGTAAAAAAGTACTGAAGGATGGAGATATCATCTCAATCGACATCGGTGCGAAATACAATGGATACCATGGCGATTCAGCTTGGACTTACGGTGTCGGAGAAATCTCCGACGAGAACAAACATCTTTTAGAGGTAACCGAACAATCGTTATATAAAGGTCTTGCAGAAGCGAAGCCTGGGGAAAGACTCACAAACATCTCTCATGCGATACAATCGTATGTTGAAGCGGAAGGCTTTTCGGTAGTACGTGAATACGTCGGCCACGGAGTCGGGCAAGATCTCCACGAGGATCCACAAATTCCTCATTTTGGACCACCGGGAAAAGGACCGCGTCTAAAGCCAGGGATGGTTCTAGCTGTTGAGCCGATGGTGAATGCAGGATCACGATATGTTCGAACGTTAGCAGATAACTGGACTGTCGTTACCCAGGATGGGAAAAACTGTGCGCATTTCGAGCATACCATTGCTATTGTTGAAGATGGTTTCGAAATTTTAACAAAAGCCTAA
- a CDS encoding adenylate kinase, which translates to MNLVLMGLPGAGKGTQAAEIVDKYGIPHISTGDMFRAAIKEGTELGKKAKSYMDAGNLVPDEVTIGIVDERLSKSDCEKGFLLDGFPRTVAQAEALEKILFEKDRSIDFVLNINVEKEKLMERLTGRRICKQCGTTYHVIFNPPSEQGVCDKCGGELYQREDDNEETVKTRLEVNIEQSKPLLKFYDQKGYLRNIDGNQDIDQVFNDIDQLLGGLK; encoded by the coding sequence ATGAATCTAGTACTCATGGGTCTGCCAGGTGCCGGAAAAGGAACCCAGGCTGCCGAGATTGTTGACAAATATGGTATCCCCCATATCTCAACAGGTGACATGTTCCGAGCTGCAATTAAAGAAGGAACTGAGTTGGGTAAGAAAGCCAAGTCCTACATGGACGCTGGTAATCTAGTACCCGATGAAGTCACGATTGGTATCGTGGATGAACGATTAAGCAAAAGTGACTGTGAAAAAGGTTTCTTACTTGATGGGTTTCCTCGGACGGTCGCACAGGCCGAAGCGCTGGAAAAAATCCTCTTCGAAAAGGATCGTTCAATCGACTTCGTCTTGAATATCAATGTCGAGAAAGAGAAGTTGATGGAACGCTTGACTGGCCGCAGAATCTGTAAACAATGCGGAACGACTTATCACGTGATTTTCAATCCGCCATCTGAACAAGGCGTTTGTGATAAGTGCGGCGGAGAGCTTTATCAGCGTGAAGATGATAATGAAGAAACAGTCAAAACACGACTTGAAGTAAATATTGAACAATCAAAGCCGCTGCTCAAATTCTACGATCAGAAGGGCTATCTCCGTAACATCGACGGAAACCAGGATATCGATCAGGTATTTAACGATATCGATCAATTACTTGGAGGGTTGAAGTAA
- the secY gene encoding preprotein translocase subunit SecY, with amino-acid sequence MFRTISNIMRVSDIRNKVFFTLAMLVIFRIGTFIPVPSVNKDVLDFQNQMNVFGFLNTFGGGALQNFSIFAMGIMPYITASIIVQLLQMDVVPKFTEWSKQGEVGRKKLAQFTRYGTIVLGFIQAIGMSIGFNNLFPGLIPNPSIPTYLLIALVLTAGTAFLMWLGEQITSHGVGNGISILIFAGIVAAVPGALNQFYATQFAGSEQTLFIGIVKVLLIALAIVILTVFVIFIQQGLRKIPIQYAKRVVNNKPVGGQQTHLPLKVNAAGVIPVIFAISLIIAPPTIAGFFAENAVTRFITNTFDYTTPVGMVVYSALIIGFTYFYTFVQVNPEQMAENLKKQGGYIPGIRPGKNTETYIVRILYRLTFVGALFLAFVSILPIFFIKFANLPQSLQIGGTSLLIVVGVALDIMKRIESQLIKRHYKGFIK; translated from the coding sequence ATGTTCCGTACAATCTCCAATATTATGCGCGTAAGTGATATAAGAAACAAAGTATTTTTTACACTAGCAATGCTTGTTATCTTTCGGATCGGAACATTCATTCCTGTGCCGAGTGTAAACAAGGATGTGCTAGATTTTCAGAATCAGATGAACGTATTCGGTTTTCTGAATACGTTCGGCGGTGGCGCCCTGCAAAACTTCTCGATTTTTGCAATGGGGATCATGCCATATATCACAGCATCGATCATTGTACAGTTATTACAGATGGATGTTGTACCGAAGTTTACCGAATGGTCTAAGCAAGGTGAAGTTGGGCGTAAAAAGCTTGCGCAATTCACTCGTTATGGAACGATCGTACTTGGATTCATCCAGGCGATCGGAATGTCGATTGGATTCAACAACCTGTTCCCAGGTTTGATTCCTAACCCAAGCATTCCGACTTACCTGCTCATCGCTTTAGTGTTGACAGCAGGTACCGCATTCCTGATGTGGTTAGGTGAGCAAATCACATCACATGGTGTCGGGAATGGTATTTCCATTCTGATTTTCGCTGGTATCGTAGCCGCTGTTCCAGGTGCATTGAACCAGTTCTATGCTACTCAGTTCGCAGGATCAGAACAGACCCTGTTCATCGGAATCGTCAAGGTGCTCCTTATTGCACTAGCAATAGTGATATTGACTGTCTTCGTAATCTTCATTCAACAAGGATTGCGTAAGATCCCGATCCAATACGCAAAACGTGTTGTGAACAACAAACCTGTGGGAGGACAACAGACACATCTTCCACTCAAGGTCAACGCTGCAGGGGTAATTCCGGTTATCTTTGCAATTTCATTGATCATTGCACCACCGACAATCGCAGGATTCTTTGCTGAAAACGCGGTGACCAGATTCATTACAAACACATTTGATTATACGACACCGGTGGGTATGGTCGTATACTCGGCTTTGATCATCGGATTTACGTATTTCTATACATTCGTTCAGGTCAACCCTGAACAAATGGCGGAGAATTTGAAGAAACAAGGTGGATACATCCCAGGAATCCGTCCGGGTAAGAATACAGAAACGTACATTGTGCGTATTCTCTATCGTCTGACTTTTGTCGGAGCCTTATTCTTGGCTTTTGTTTCGATCTTACCGATTTTCTTCATCAAGTTCGCAAACTTGCCTCAATCTTTACAAATAGGCGGTACCAGCTTATTGATCGTGGTTGGTGTAGCATTAGACATTATGAAACGAATTGAAAGCCAATTAATTAAACGTCATTACAAAGGCTTTATCAAATAG
- the rplO gene encoding 50S ribosomal protein L15, translated as MKLHELKPSEGSRGSRNRVGRGIGSGNGKTSGRGHKGQNARSGGGVRPGFEGGQNPLARRLPKRGFTNPTRVEYAVVNLDALNRFEEGTEVTPELLLETGVISKLKDGVKILGNGKLETKLTVKAHKFSGSAKEAIETAGGNAEVM; from the coding sequence ATGAAACTTCATGAACTGAAACCATCTGAAGGTTCTCGTGGCAGCCGTAATCGTGTTGGACGTGGAATTGGTTCCGGTAATGGTAAGACAAGTGGACGTGGACACAAAGGGCAAAATGCTCGCTCTGGTGGAGGCGTGCGACCAGGATTCGAAGGTGGTCAAAACCCGCTTGCAAGACGTTTACCGAAACGTGGATTCACAAACCCAACTCGTGTTGAATATGCGGTTGTGAACTTGGATGCTTTAAACCGTTTTGAAGAAGGAACTGAAGTCACTCCTGAACTACTTCTCGAGACGGGTGTCATCAGCAAGTTGAAAGACGGAGTGAAGATCCTTGGAAATGGAAAATTAGAAACGAAGCTTACTGTAAAAGCTCATAAATTTTCTGGTTCTGCTAAGGAAGCAATTGAAACAGCAGGCGGAAATGCTGAGGTGATGTAA
- the rpmD gene encoding 50S ribosomal protein L30 translates to MAKKLEVTLTRSLIGRPENQRVTVKTLGLRKMHQTVVHEDNEAIRGMVNKVSHLVTVNEINE, encoded by the coding sequence ATGGCTAAGAAATTAGAAGTCACCCTCACTCGTAGTTTAATTGGTCGTCCTGAAAACCAACGTGTTACAGTGAAGACACTTGGTTTGCGTAAGATGCACCAAACAGTTGTACACGAAGACAACGAAGCGATTCGTGGTATGGTGAACAAGGTGTCTCATCTTGTAACTGTTAATGAAATCAACGAATAA